In Mercurialis annua linkage group LG6, ddMerAnnu1.2, whole genome shotgun sequence, the following are encoded in one genomic region:
- the LOC126687590 gene encoding uncharacterized protein LOC126687590: protein MTEVTNQTIAQGIKKRLSQYKENWAEELYSVLWAYKTTPRKGTGETPFRLAYGTEAVILVEIGIPSIRVNYLEEETNEARTRLCLDLLEERRDEAVVRAAAYKKQAARYHNKRINSREFQKGDLVLRNAEIGRGNAEVKKCKQTGKAPTS from the coding sequence ATGACGGAAGTCACCAATCaaaccatagcacaaggaataaaaaagaggcTTTCTCAATACAAGGAAAACTGGGCTGAAGAACTCTACAGCGTTCTGTGGGCATACAAGACAACTCCTAGGAAAGGAACGGGCGAGACACCTTTCAGACTCGCCTATGGCACCGAAGCGGTAATCCTAGTAGAAATTGGCATACCCAGCATCAGGGTGAACTATCTGGAAGAAGAAACCAATGAGGCTAGAACAAgactatgtctagacctactagaaGAAAGAAGAGATGAAGCAGTGGTCCGAGCCGCTGCGTATAAGAAACAAGCCGCAAGATATCATAACAAAAGAATAAATTCGAGAGAATTCCAAAAAGGCGATCTAGTCCTACGGAACGCAGAAATTGGCAGAGGGAACGCAGAAGTAAAGAAATGCAAGCaaactgggaaggcccctacatcgtag
- the LOC126653500 gene encoding uncharacterized protein LOC126653500 isoform X1, with the protein MKTEGGVGGGGGGGDGKEREEEQDGMSAHSPCKAPPSSASSLPKEQSQVELELRLLEALEIYPPVKLRGMHRHFVLYGLMEFLRKSFDRHFSSDEVLQLMDRFYNLEMLKPDDEENEVLGHDEDFSLPQSYFAKEE; encoded by the exons ATGAAAACGGAAGGAGGAGTgggaggtggtggtggtggtggtgatggGAAAGAGAGGGAAGAGGAACAAGACGGAATGTCCGCTCATTCTCCCTGCAAAGCTCCTCCTTCCTCCGCTTCTTCCCTGCCCAAG gagCAATCACAGGTTGAATTGGAGCTTAGACTTCTCGAAGCTCTTGAAATTTATCCTCCTGTTAAACTCCGAG GCATGCATCGCCACTTTGTTCTTTATGGTCTGATGGAATTTTTGCGTAAAAG CTTTGATAGACACTTTTCTTCAGACGAGGTTTTGCAGCTGATGGACCGTTTCTACAACTTAGAAATGCTG AAACCAGATGACGAAGAGAATGAAGTTCTTGGCCATGACGAAGATTTTTCTTTGCCGCAAAGCTATTTTGCCAAGGAAGAGTGA
- the LOC126653500 gene encoding uncharacterized protein LOC126653500 isoform X2 codes for MKTEGGVGGGGGGGDGKEREEEQDGMSAHSPCKAPPSSASSLPKVELELRLLEALEIYPPVKLRGMHRHFVLYGLMEFLRKSFDRHFSSDEVLQLMDRFYNLEMLKPDDEENEVLGHDEDFSLPQSYFAKEE; via the exons ATGAAAACGGAAGGAGGAGTgggaggtggtggtggtggtggtgatggGAAAGAGAGGGAAGAGGAACAAGACGGAATGTCCGCTCATTCTCCCTGCAAAGCTCCTCCTTCCTCCGCTTCTTCCCTGCCCAAG GTTGAATTGGAGCTTAGACTTCTCGAAGCTCTTGAAATTTATCCTCCTGTTAAACTCCGAG GCATGCATCGCCACTTTGTTCTTTATGGTCTGATGGAATTTTTGCGTAAAAG CTTTGATAGACACTTTTCTTCAGACGAGGTTTTGCAGCTGATGGACCGTTTCTACAACTTAGAAATGCTG AAACCAGATGACGAAGAGAATGAAGTTCTTGGCCATGACGAAGATTTTTCTTTGCCGCAAAGCTATTTTGCCAAGGAAGAGTGA
- the LOC126653499 gene encoding 14-3-3-like protein GF14 iota, whose amino-acid sequence MSTEKERETHVYMAKLAEQAERYDEMVECMKKVAKLDCELTVEERNLLSVGYKNVIGARRASWRIMSSIEQKEETKGNENNVKLIKGYRNKVEDELANICNDILTIIDKHLVPSSSSGEATVFYFKMKGDYYRYLAEFKSEQERKEAAEQSLKGYEAASASANTDLPSTHPIRLGLALNFSVFYYEIMNSPERACHLAKQAFDEAIAELDTLSEESYKDSTLIMQLLRDNLTLWTSDLPEDGGEDNFKGDESKAPAEGESQH is encoded by the exons ATGTCGACGGAGAAAGAGCGAGAAACTCATGTTTACATGGCCAAGCTTGCCGAACAGGCCGAGCGCTATGATG AAATGGTGGAGTGCATGAAAAAGGTTGCAAAACTTGATTGTGAGCTGACTGTGGAGGAGAGGAACCTCCTTTCCGTAGGATACAAGAATGTGATCGGTGCTAGGCGAGCTTCGTGGCGCATTATGTCTTCAATTGAACAAAAGGAAGAGACTAAAGGGAATGAGAACAATGTTAAACTGATTAAGGGTTACCGCAACAAGGTAGAGGATGAACTTGCTAACATTTGCAATGATATTCTTACCATCATAGACAAGCATCTCGTCCCTTCATCCTCCTCTGGAGAAGCTACTGTTTTCTACTTCAAGAT GAAAGGTGATTACTATCGCTATCTAGCTGAGTTTAAGTCTGAGCAGGAAAGGAAGGAGGCAGCAGAACAATCACTCAAGGGTTATGAG GCTGCTTCTGCTAGTGCAAACACTGATTTGCCTTCGACTCACCCAATTCGACTTGGCCTTGCTCTTAACTTCTCTGTTTTCTACTATGAGATCATGAATTCTCCTGAGAG GGCTTGCCATTTAGCGAAACAAGCATTTGATGAGGCGATTGCAGAGTTGGACACCTTGAGTGAGGAATCATACAAGGACAGCACCTTGATAATGCAGTTGTTGAGAGATAATCTCACTCTCTGGACTTCTGACTTGCCTGAAGATGGAG GTGAAGATAATTTTAAAGGTGATGAATCAAAGGCACCTGCAGAAGGGGAA AGCCAACATTAA
- the LOC126686581 gene encoding putative pentatricopeptide repeat-containing protein At1g26500, which produces MLSIRRFVLSKPINHHLLRHLTTVSNHPPPPPPSPVNPDQLLRVCTILYQQQNSPDSNIHSKLSSLNIPITHEFFLQVCNKFPYSWRPVYRFFQYLHQTPNPHFAHTSVSYNKMLDVIGKSRNVDLFWDTLQEMGKLRSASDKTFVIGLKTLALARELKKCVEFFHLMNAFGYNYSVERLNKVVESLCRSKLVEEAKFVVLKLKEWIKPNGFTYGWLIKGFCDVGDIIEASKVWNLMVDEDIEPEIVAFEKMIETFFKKNEYDEAMKLFQTMRVKRMDDLGLSTYRLVIEWLSKRGKISQAKMVFDEMRERGIEPDNLTLGSLVYGLLSRGRINEAYRVAENIKNPDITVYHGLIKGLLRLRKASEATQVFREMIRRGCEPTMHTYIMLLQGHLGKRGRKGQDPLVNFDTIFVGGLVKAGQSLEATKYVERAVKGGVEVPRFDYNKFLHNYSSDEGVVMCEKVGKKLREAGLVDLADILQRYGEKMATRERRRNRPVAT; this is translated from the coding sequence ATGCTCTCAATCAGACGTTTCGTACTCTCCAAACCCATCAACCACCACCTCCTCCGTCACTTAACCACCGTATCAAACcacccaccaccaccaccaccatctcCAGTCAACCCAGACCAGCTTCTGAGAGTATGTACAATCCTCTACCAACAACAAAACTCACCAGACTCCAACATCCATTCCAAGCTCTCGTCTTTAAATATCCCTATCACCCACGAATTCTTCCTCCAAGTCTGCAACAAATTCCCATACTCCTGGCGCCCCGTCTACCGTTTCTTTCAGTACTTACATCAAACACCTAACCCGCATTTCGCTCACACGTCTGTTTCCTACAATAAAATGCTGGACGTCATTGGAAAATCAAGAAACGTTGATCTTTTCTGGGACACACTTCAAGAAATGGGCAAACTTAGATCGGCCAGTGATAAAACTTTTGTAATTGGTTTGAAAACATTAGCTTTGGCTAGGGAGTTGAAAAAATGTGTGGAGTTTTTTCACTTGATGAATGCATTTGGGTATAATTATAGTGTGGAGAGGTTGAATAAAGTGGTGGAGAGTTTGTGTAGAAGTAAGCTTGTTGAAGAGGCAAAGTTTGTTGTATTGAAATTGAAGGAGTGGATTAAGCCTAATGGGTTCACTTATGGGTGGTTAATTAAAGGATTTTGTGATGTGGGTGATATCATTGAGGCTTCAAAAGTGTGGAATTTGATGGTTGATGAGGATATTGAGCCGGAGATCGTTGCGTTCGAGAAAATGATCGAGACATTTTTTAAGAAGAATGAGTATGATGAAGCTATGAAACTGTTTCAAACTATGAGAGTGAAGAGAATGGATGATTTGGGGCTGTCTACTTACAGGCTAGTAATTGAGTGGTTGAGTAAAAGAGGTAAAATTTCTCAAGCGAAGATGGTGTTTGATGAAATGCGTGAGAGAGGAATCGAACCGGATAATTTGACGTTAGGGTCACTAGTTTATGGTCTACTATCAAGAGGTAGGATCAATGAAGCGTATAGAGTTGcggaaaatattaaaaacccAGATATTACCGTGTATCATGGGTTGATTAAAGGACTGTTGAGGTTGAGAAAGGCGAGCGAGGCTACGCAAGTGTTCAGGGAAATGATAAGGAGGGGATGTGAGCCAACAATGCATACTTACATTATGTTATTGCAAGGGCACTTAGGCAAGAGGGGCAGGAAAGGGCAAGACCCACTAGTGAATTTTGATACAATTTTTGTTGGTGGTTTAGTGAAGGCTGGTCAGTCATTAGAAGCCACCAAGTATGTGGAGAGGGCTGTGAAAGGAGGAGTAGAGGTGCCAAGATTTGATTACAATAAGTTTTTGCATAATTATTCGAGTGATGAAGGTGTTGTTATGTGTGAAAAGGTAGGGAAGAAATTGAGGGAGGCTGGGCTGGTGGATTTGGCGGATATATTGCAGAGATACGGAGAGAAAATGGCTACCAGAGAGAGGAGGAGAAATAGACCAGTCGCGACATAA
- the LOC126686580 gene encoding probable methyltransferase PMT5, protein MRSSWWSKLSVSFGPRPPLSWLLLCFICVLAVIAILGSTSSSAFDSVTNTPVPDIYSNYRRLKEQAAVDYLELRTFSLGASRQKELGLCGKEIEHYVPCYNVSANLLSGFKDGEEFDRHCEMSRPRYRCLVRPPKDYKIPLRWPAGRDVIWSANVKLTKDQFLSSGSMTKRLMLLEENQIAFHSEDGLIFDGVKDYSRQIAEMIGLGSDSEFIQAGVRTVLDIGCGFGSFGAHLVSLKLMPVCIAAYEATGSQVQLALERGLPAMIGNFISRQLPYPSLSFDMIHCAQCGIIWDEKDGMFLIEVDRLLKPGGYFVLTSPMSKPHGSSLNMKKRSAVTLIEELTEKICWSLLAQQDETFIWQKTVDIHCYKSRKQDNPALCNEGHDNPPYYQPLASCISGTTSKRWISIQNKSSSLHLSPAELQVHGVQPEDFSEDLQIWGSALRNYWSLLTPLIFSDHPKRPGDEDPLPPYNMIRNVMDMNAHYGGLNAAFLEERKSVWLMNVIPVWARNTLPLILDRGLAGVLHDWCEPFPTYPRTYDMLHASGLLSHLSSERCSMMDLLLEMDRMLRPEGWVVLSDKLGAIEMARALASQIHWEARVIDLQNGSDQRLLVCQKPFMKK, encoded by the exons ATGAGAAGCTCTTGGTGGAGTAAACTATCTGTCAGTTTTGGCCCTAGACCGCCACTAAGTTGGTTGCTGTTGTGTTTTATTTGTGTGCTTGCGGTAATCGCGATTTTAGGATCCACTTCTTCGAGTGCGTTTGATTCTGTGACTAATACTCCGGTACCTgatatttattcaaattatagaAGGTTAAAGGAACAAGCTGCGGTTGATTATTTGGAACTTAGAACTTTCTCGCTAGGAGCTAGTCGGCAAAAAGAGCTCGGATTATGTGGCAAAGAAATCGAACATTATGTGCCTTGCTACAATGTTTCAGCAAATTTATTATCTGGGTTTAAAGATGGGGAGGAGTTTGATCGGCATTGCGAAATGTCTAGACCAAGATACAGGTGTTTGGTTCGTCCTCCAAAGGACTACAAAATCCCCTTAAGGTGGCCTGCTGGTAGGGATGTGATATGGAGCGCAAATGTGAAGCTTACTAAAGATCAGTTCCTTTCATCTGGAAGCATGACCAAAAG GCTGATGTTACTGGAAGAAAATCAAATTGCTTTTCACTCAGAAGATGGGTTGATATTTGACGGTGTCAAAGATTATTCTCGCCAGATTGCAGAGATGATAGGGTTAGGAAGCGACTCGGAATTCATTCAAGCTGGT GTCCGAACAGTACTGGATATTGGCTGTGGCTTTGGTAGCTTTGGAGCTCATTTAGTGTCGCTAAAATTAATGCCTGTTTGTATAGCAGCATATGAAGCAACTGGTAGCCAAGTTCAACTAGCCCTTGAGAGAGGTCTTCCGGCAATGATCGGCAATTTCATTTCACGGCAGCTTCCTTATCCATCCTTGTCATTTGACATGATTCATTGTGCTCAATGTGGTATTATTTGGGAtgaaaaag ATGGTATGTTCCTTATTGAAGTTGATCGGTTACTCAAGCCTGGaggttattttgttttaacttCACCAATGAGCAAGCCACATGGAAGCTCATTGAATATGAAGAAGAGAAGTGCAGTAACGCTTATAGAAGAATTAACTGAAAAAATATGTTGGAGTCTTTTAGCTCAGCAGGATGAGACTTTTATCTGGCAGAAAACTGTAGATATCCATTGCTATAAATCTCG TAAGCAGGACAATCCAGCACTATGCAATGAGGGCCATGATAATCCACCATATTATCAACCTCTCGCCTCATGTATTAGCGGGACCACCAGCAAACGCTGGATTTCCATTCAGAACAAGTCCTCAAGTTTACATTTGAGCCCAGCTGAGCTTCAAGTTCATG GTGTGCAGCCTGAAGATTTCTCTGAAGACTTGCAGATATGGGGATCAGCTTTAAGAAATTATTGGTCTTTGCTTACACCTTTAATTTTCTCTGACCATCCTAAGAGGCCAGGAGATGAAGATCCATTGCCCCCTTATAACATGATACGTAATGTGATGGACATGAATGCTCATTATGGGGGTTTAAATGCAGCATTTTTGGAGGAAAGGAAATCAGTGTGGTTAATGAATGTTATACCTGTTTGGGCTCGTAATACACTTCCTCTCATACTTGATCGCGGTCTCGCCGGTGTTTTGCATGATTG GTGTGAGCCCTTCCCCACATACCCTCGAACCTATGATATGCTTCATGCAAGTGGACTTCTGTCACATCTCAGTTCAGAGAGGTGCAGCATGATGGACTTGCTATTGGAGATGGATCGAATGCTACGGCCTGAG GGATGGGTTGTTCTTTCTGATAAATTGGGAGCTATCGAGATGGCAAGGGCACTTGCTTCACAGATACACTGGGAAGCAAGGGTAATTGACTTGCAAAATGGTAGTGATCAACGGCTACTTGTTTGCCAGAAACCTTTTATGAAAAAATGA